A part of Scophthalmus maximus strain ysfricsl-2021 chromosome 20, ASM2237912v1, whole genome shotgun sequence genomic DNA contains:
- the si:dkey-175m17.6 gene encoding N-acetyllactosaminide beta-1,3-N-acetylglucosaminyltransferase 2 — protein sequence MGKRCKCNSRLLCMCLLPCMMTGHLVIYVMVSIFVTLSYTPPKVTVHYVAPGTSANSSALASHPLGPFWNLRLEDSALWNQLQHVWDRQHNPLLRVNTTAVMRKPKAKLLSQIKDECLSDCMSHRCSIPRMNDFNSLPDQMKAFIRSMHCREYPLLINQPGICKKNNNSLGLDAPMLLMAVKSQVGNFENRQAIRETWGRSGLVKGESNKRGGSVRTVFLLGRQDSSTGPHPDLKNLLDLESQKYGDILQWDFRDTFFNLTLKDLLFWHWLRQHCPTAVFVFKGDDDVFVRTGALLDYLHKQWEEHNQWRVYTNDTAMDLFVGDVINNAMPNREPSTKYYIPERFYKGGYPPYAGGGGVVYSGSLALRLKEVSKKVRMFPIDDVYLGMCLHRLGLSPVHHPGFLTFDLPETDRGNPCAYRSVLLVHRRSPKEMLTLWQQLQSLPGQC from the coding sequence ATGGGCAAACGCTGCAAATGCAACAGTAGACTGCTGTGCATGTGCCTGCTGCCCTGCATGATGACGGGCCACCTCGTGATTTATGTGATGGTGTCCATATTCGTCACCCTCTCCTACACTCCTCCAAAAGTAACCGTGCACTACGTTGCCCCGGGGACTTCCGCCAACTCTTCTGCTCTGGCCTCTCACCCACTTGGCCCCTTCTGGAACCTTCGCCTGGAGGACAGCGCTCTGTGGAACCAGTTGCAGCACGTCTGGGATCGTCAGCACAATCCGCTGCTGCGGGTGAACACGACTGCCGTAATGAGGAAGCCGAAAGCGAAGCTCTTATCACAAATCAAGGATGAGTGCCTCTCCGACTGCATGTCACACAGGTGTTCAATCCCTCGTATGAATGATTTCAACAGCCTGCCGGATCAAATGAAGGCGTTCATAAGATCAATGCACTGCAGGGAGTATCCGCTCCTCATTAATCAGCCTGGTATCTGTAAGAAGAACAACAATAGCTTGGGTCTGGATGCTCCCATGCTCCTCATGGCCGTCAAATCTCAGGTGGGGAACTTCGAGAACAGGCAGGCCATCCGCGAAACGTGGGGACGCAGCGGCCTGGTGAAGGGGGAATCGAACAAGAGAGGCGGATCAGTGCGCACTGTGTTTTTACTCGGAAGGCAGGACTCGAGCACGGGTCCCCACCCAGACCTCAAAAACCTCCTGGATCTGGAGAGCCAGAAATATGGGGATATCCTACAGTGGGATTTCCGAGACACCTTCTTTAACCTGACGCTGAAGGACTTGCTGTTTTGGCACTGGCTCCGGCAGCACTGCCCCACGGCCGTCTTTGTGTTCAAAGGCGACGACGACGTGTTCGTCCGAACAGGTGCCCTCCTGGACTACCTGCACAAGCAGTGGGAGGAGCACAACCAGTGGAGAGTTTACACAAATGACACTGCCATGGACCTGTTTGTGGGGGACGTGATCAATAACGCCATGCCCAACCGCGAACCATCCACCAAATACTACATACCAGAACGCTTCTACAAAGGCGGCTACCCGCCGTacgcaggtggaggaggggtggtGTACTCTGGCTCACTTGCGCTGCGACTGAAAGAGGTGTCAAAGAAGGTGCGCATGTTCCCAATAGACGACGTGTATCTGGGAATGTGCCTGCACAGACTCGGGCTGTCGCCGGTCCATCACCCTGGTTTTCTCACGTTTGATCTCCCGGAGACGGACAGGGGCAACCCCTGTGCCTACAGGTCCGTCCTGCTGGTTCACAGACGGAGTCCCAAGGAGATGCTGACGCTGtggcagcagctccagagccTCCCCGGCCAATGCTGA
- the LOC118284736 gene encoding heat shock protein 30-like, whose translation MLCTHGFQSALGPVVDFYWPVRSLWPEVKPLLCQQHLLQRNLQELHGRLELMDKLQQHILQPVSFQLEKEGGHFGLTLDTRGFSPEELSVRQVGRKLRVSGKTEEKQVDDGDGKGSCSYRLQEFRQEFDLPEGLNPEAVTCRLAPDGKLHIQAARAPRAEEAERELTVERSTEGKTQQSVCSHTSEDGSTETDDRT comes from the coding sequence ATGCTGTGCACTCATGGATTCCAGTCGGCCCTCGGTCCAGTCGTGGACTTCTACTGGCCTGTACGCAGCCTGTGGCCAGAGGTCAAACCTCTGCTCTGCCAGCAGCATCTACTGCAGAGAAACCTACAGGAGCTGCACGGCCGTCTGGAGCTGATGGACAAACTTCAACAGCACATCCTGCAGCCAGTCTCCTTCCagctggagaaagagggggggcaCTTCGGCCTGACCCTGGACACTCGAGGCTTTTCCCCAGAGGAGCTGTCCGTCAGGCAGGTGGGCCGGAAGCTGAGGGTCAGCgggaagacggaggagaagcaGGTCGACGACGGCGACGGGAAAGGCTCCTGCTCGTACAGACTGCAGGAGTTCAGACAGGAGTTTGATCTGCCCGAGGGGCTGAACCCCGAGGCCGTCACCTGCCGCCTGGCTCCAGACGGGAAGCTCCACATCCAGGCCGCCAGAGCTCCGCGTGCCGAGGAGGCCGAGAGAGAGCTGACTGTCGAGAGGAGCACGGAGGGGAAAAcccagcagagtgtgtgttcacacacatcAGAAGACGGCAGCACTGAGACAGACGACAGAACCTGA
- the smad2 gene encoding mothers against decapentaplegic homolog 2: MSSILPFTPPVVKRLLGWKKTPTGSGGAGGGIGEQNGGGQEEKWCEKAVKSLVKKLKKTGQLDELEKAISTQNSNTKCVTIPSNCSDLWGLGSGHTIEQWDSAGMYGYPDHSRSLDGRLQVSHRKGLPHVMYCRLWRWPDLHSHHELRAIDTCQFAFNLKKDEVCVNPYHYQRVETPVLPPVLVPRHTEILTELPPLDDFTNSIPENTNFPAGIDPPNNYIPETPPPGYISEDGETSDQQMNQSMESGSPAEMSPSTLSPVSHGLDLQPVTYSEPAFWCSIAYYELNQRVGETFHASQPSLTVDGFTDPSNSERFCLGLLSNVNRNATVEMTRRHIGRGVRLYYIGGEVFAECLSDSAIFVQSPNCNQRYGWHPATVCKIPPGCNLKIFNNQEFAALLAQSVNQGFEAVYQLTRMCTIRMSFVKGWGAEYRRQTVTSTPCWIELHLNGPLQWLDKVLTQMGSPSVRCSSMS; the protein is encoded by the exons AtgtcctccatccttcccttcaCTCCCCCGGTAGTGAAACGCCTCCTGGGATGGAAGAAGACTCCGACGGGTAgcgggggagcaggaggaggaataggGGAGCAGAacggaggaggacaggaggagaagtGGTGCGAAAAGGCTGTGAAGAGCCTggtgaagaagctgaagaagacgGGGCAGCTGGATGAGCTGGAGAAGGCCATCAGCACGCAGAACAGCAACACTAAGTGTGTTACTATACCCAG CAATTGCTCAGATCTGTGGGGTCTAGGCTCAGGCCACACGATAGAGCAGTGGGACTCTGCAGGCATGTATGGATACCCTGACCACAGCAG GTCTCTGGACGGGCGTCTCCAGGTGTCCCACCGTAAGGGCCTGCCCCACGTCATGTACTGCCGCCTCTGGAGATGGCCCGACCTCCACAGCCACCACGAGCTGAGGGCCATCGACACCTGCCAGTTCGCCTTCAACCTGAAGAAGGATGAAGTGTGTGTTAATCCCTATCACTACCAGAGAGTGGAGACACCAG TGCTCCCTCCGGTGTTGGTGCCACGCCACACAGAGATCCTGACAGAGCTTCCACCTCTTGACGATTTTACAAACTCCATCCCTGAAAATACCAACTTCCCTGCTGGCATAGACCCTCCGAATAACTATATACCAG aGACTCCTCCGCCTGGCTACATCAGTGAAGATGGAGAGACCAGCGACCAGCAGATGAATCAAAGTATGGAATCAG gctcACCAGCAGAAATGTCACCAAGCACcctgtcacctgtcagtcaTGGCCTGG ACCTTCAGCCAGTCACCTACAGTGAACCAGCGTTCTGGTGCTCTATAGCGTACTATGAGCTCAACCAGCGGGTGGGAGAGACGTTCCACGCCTCGCAGCCTTCCCTTACGGTCGACGGCTTCACCGACCCCTCCAACTCGGAACGCTTCTGTCTCGGGCTCCTCAGCAACGTTAACAGGAACGCCACCGTTGAAATGACGAGGAGACATATAG GTCGCGGTGTGAGGTTGTACTACATCGGAGGGGAAGTGTTCGCCGAGTGCCTCAGCGACAGTGCCATCTTTGTCCAGAGTCCCAACTGCAACCAGCGATACGGCTGGCATCCTGCCACAGTCTGCAAGATACCaccag gcTGTAATCTGAAGATTTTCAACAACCAAGAGTTTGCTGCGCTGCTGGCCCAGTCAGTCAATCAGGGATTCGAGGCAGTCTACCAGCTGACCAGGATGTGCACGATCAGGATGAGCTTCGTCAAGGGCTGGGGAGCAGAGTACAG